One genomic window of Macaca mulatta isolate MMU2019108-1 chromosome 8, T2T-MMU8v2.0, whole genome shotgun sequence includes the following:
- the CCN4 gene encoding CCN family member 4 produces MRWFLPWMLAAVTAAATSGVLATALSPAPTTMDFTPAPLEDTSSRPQFCKWPCECPPSPPRCPLGVSLITDGCECCKMCAQQLGDNCTEAAICDPHRGLYCDYSGDRPRYAIGVCAQVVGVGCVLDGVRYNNGQSFQPNCKYNCTCIDGAVGCTPLCLRVRPPRLWCLNPRRVSIPGHCCERWVCEDDARRPRKTAPRDTGAFDAVGEIEPWHRNCIAYTSPWSPCSTSCGLGVSTRISNVNAQCWPEQESRLCNLRPCDVDIRTLIKAGKKCLAVYQPEASMNFTLAGCISTRSYQPKYCGVCRDSRCCIPYKSKTINVSFQCPDGLGFSRQVLWINACFCNLSCRNPNDIFADLESYPDFSEIAN; encoded by the exons GCCCTCTCTCCAGCCCCTACAACCATGGACTTTACCCCAGCTCCACTGGAGGACACCTCCTCACGCCCCCAATTCTGCAAGTGGCCATGTGAGTGCCCACCGTCCCCACCCCGCTGCCCGCTGGGGGTCAGCCTCATCACAGATGGCTGTGAATGCTGTAAGATGTGTGCTCAGCAGCTTGGGGACAACTGCACGGAGGCTGCCATCTGTGACCCCCACCGGGGCCTCTACTGTGACTACAGCGGGGACCGCCCGAGGTACGCAATAGGAGTGTGTGCAC AGGTGGTCGGTGTGGGCTGCGTCCTGGATGGGGTGCGCTACAACAATGGCCAGTCCTTCCAGCCTAACTGCAAGTACAACTGCACATGCATCGACGGTGCGGTGGgctgcacaccactgtgcctccGAGTGCGCCCCCCGCGTCTCTGGTGCCTCAACCCGCGGCGCGTGAGCATACCCGGCCACTGCTGTGAGCGGTGGGTGTGTGAGGACGACGCCAGGAGGCCACGCAAGACCGCACCCCGTGACACAGGAGCCTTCG ATGCTGTGGGTGAGATAGAGCCGTGGCACAGGAACTGCATAGCCTACACAAGCCCCTGGAGCCCTTGTTCCACCAGCTGCGGCCTGGGGGTCTCCACTCGGATCTCCAATGTTAATGCCCAATGCTGGCCTGAGCAAGAAAGCCGCCTCTGCAACCTGCGGCCATGCGATGTGGACATCCGTACACTCATTAAG gCAGGGAAGAAGTGTCTGGCTGTGTACCAGCCAGAGGCATCCATGAACTTCACCCTCGCCGGCTGCATCAGCACACGCTCCTATCAACCCAAATACTGTGGAGTTTGCAGGGACAGCAGGTGCTGCATCCCCTACAAGTCCAAGACCATCAACGTGTCTTTCCAGTGTCCTGATGGGCTTGGCTTCTCCCGCCAGGTCCTATGGATTAATGCCTGCTTCTGCAACCTGAGCTGTAGGAATCCCAATGACATCTTTGCTGATTTGGAATCCTACCCTGACTTCTCAGAAATTGCGAACTAG